ATAAGCCACCGCCCCTGTGTCACTGATCATGAATATGAGGTCTCTGAGGAACATTCCAAAACGCAGGTTGTCATTCAGGATTCCTGGAAGCAAGccttccttctcttcctcctcttcttcttcctcacCCATTTCTCCACCATTCTCTGTTTTCTTGCCCTCTGCCTTCTTACTGGTGGTTTTCTTGACTTCGGGAAGCTTTCCACTGTAAGCATCTCTTACTAGCTGTAAGTTGTCTGCCATCGCCGGGTTGGACTGTATCCACTCATGGTTTTCCACCTTGTTTGTGAAATATTCCTCGGAGATCAGGCGGAAGCGGACACACTCCAGCAGGCCTGGAAGTTCCTTGAGCCGGCCAGCCTTGTCATTGGCAACCCACTTCAGCAGCGATTCAAAGACCAGGTCTTCATTCTCTACATTGAGGGTGTCAGACGCGAGAATGGCCGCTAGCTCGCTCGAGCTCAAGTCGAGGAAGTCCTGGTCCAGCATTATCAGCTGGAAGCGGTTGCAGATGAAGTTCCTGGCAGCGATGGCCAGTCGGGGACAGTTCAGCATCAGACCCAGCCTGAAAATCGCCACGCAATTGCTGAGGCTCAGCCTCTTCTGCAggaaggacacacagacagtaaagATGGAGGGGATCTGCAACAAGTTGGCTACCGTGAAGATGTCCTGCACATTCTGCTCTGTCACAACAATACTGGATGTGTAGATGTACTTGATGATGAGCTCCATGATATCTGGCTCCACTTCTTCTAGGACGATCTCCCGCTTTTTGAACTCCTCCCGGTCTGACTTGAACATGGTTCTGAAGAAGGCGCTACAGGCGGCCAGCACCAGTCGGTGGCAGGGGAACTCCTTGTCTTTAATCTTGAGGACACAGTCCACAAATGTATCACTCTCCAAGAGGTCATATAGCCCGTCCTgcagcagggtctgctggtaCAGCCGGGGCTCTTCCATGGGATCTATAGGCAAAGCCATCTTTTACCGAACCTAGAAAAGGGTAGGCTTCCCGGTCACCTCTGTGCAGTAGTGTAGCAGTGCTGTCTCATTCAAAGCCTAGCTCAGAAGAAATAGTCAGGACTGCTGACTTCCTCAGCTGTTTCAACCCTTCAAACTCCAACAGGAGGTGTATTTATAGACTGGGCCCCCACAAAGCTGAGGAATCCACATGGTACATGTGAAATCTGATCCCCAGTAGTCTGTCCCAGGCAGCAGCTGACAAGCTGTCTCCTGGCTAAACAAAATTGGTCTGGCAGCACATAGCTTCACACACTGAGATCACCATTTAACAGGAATGTGCCCCCTAGTGGGGCTCTGAGTCAATGCAACCTTTTCAATGAGATCATCACCCATTAGAAGGTCCCTTCGTGAGCCCTGAGTCAAAAGAGCAAGACCTTCTCTATTACACCACTGTCCACTGGTGGGGCTGTGCATCACCTCTTCCACTTGTCACATAGACCTAACAGTATGAGCttacctgtctgtgtgtaaatatgtCATCAAGATGTTGAGTAGaacatgttcaaaaaaaattccCCTTTTGACTCAATGAGCAATGACAAATTTTTTCCTGAACATTTCattccagtttaaaaaaaaaagtaatttagcTACATTTTTGAAAGAGCAAGGATAGAAATGCTGATTTCATGCTTTAATTAACTGGATTTGTTCATGAAATTAAATACTCGATTTTGCTAGCCttaaaataatacatgaaaaaactgtatcaaaataaatcagaaaatcCTAAATGTTTATCTATCCGTAGAAGTATTGAAAGGACAGAATTATAGTTAGAAATGACTTCTTGTGCTGCACATTATTCATACATTGTCGCTTTCATCAAGCGTATTTCCACACTAAAAGTGGAACTGAGTAATGCCACATCAGCCTTAATATGAATGTACAACTGTTTATAAAGATGAGAGGAATCTAAAAGTTggtttattcatattcattaccTTATGACCTTCCGGGAGCTAATCTAAGCCACCTAGTCAGAGAGGGAGTATTCCATGCTCTTTTCCCTCTGACAGAGAGAGTCATTACAAAAGATAATCTCTCTGCCAATAACAACAGCGCTGCCAAACAGTCCTGACTGTTTCTGTTtccaaaataaaactaaacCCTTTACTTTTGTTGAAGGACCTGGAGATCTTGATACATgctttttattacttttattacttTTGCTATTATCTGTATGTTGGACTGAATTAGGAATTAGTCTTGTCTGTCTGCAGTTAGTTCAAATTGCAGCTGCTAGGCTTGCCAGTGTCAAGAAGAGAGATCACATCACACCTGTACTGGCCTATTTTCACTGTCGACCAGTTAAATAAGAGTTGAATTTAAGGTGTTACTATTTGATACTATAAGCCCTACATGGATTGGCCCCTTGCTATAATTCTGAACTCCTTTGCCCCCTGTCCACCTCCAGGTCTCTTAGATCCTCTGACAAATTGCTCTTGTGTATTTCAAGATCACGTTTAAAAACAAAGGTTGATCTTGATTTCTCCATTGCTGCTCCGAGGTTGTGGAATAGCCTTCGTCTGAGTATCAGGTTCTCCCCCTTCATTGATACTTTTAAATCTGGTTTTAAGACCCAGCTCTTCTCATTAGCCTATGAATCTGTATAAAGGTTTTGGCTAGTGATGTGCAATTTGGTGTAAGccaattttactttgttttatgCATCTTATTTTAACTCTGTACAGCACCCTGGTCTACACGCTattgttttaaatgtacttttcctTCTATCTATCCTTTCCGTCACTGTCATTAGAAGCCAGGACTATTGTCTAACCATGTACATGTACGAACACTGGTGTTCATACgtgcaaataaaaaacaatgttaCAATAGTGATTGGTTCAATTATTTCATAATGATATCAAGTATACTTTTCGGACATTGTCTGAGTGCATGTATTGAGGGCTGCTAGAGGCGAGGGTCTAGCTGGCTAAACCATTTGTTCTCAGACCAATGACTACCTGTGATCGGGAATCTAATTATGACTGTGCTGGGGCCGAGAGTGGCCAGAAGCTCTGTAGAGCAGCACATTATTGTCTACAGTCCCCTGGGTACAGCAGCTCCTCCGGTCCTACGACACCACGACTACTCTGTGGGGGCCTTCATGTTTCAGAGGACGTAGTGTATGTATTACTCATTGCTCTCCCAAATTGATGGAGGATATCAGTCCAATGGAATGAACCCACATATATGACtggacattttatattttgagaaGAATGAGCAaaggtaattacatttttagatgAATAAAAACACTCAGAAAAACACATGGTCCATAAGACCAATTCATATACTATATTTAAAATCCATAATACACTTGGCAGGAAGTTATATTTgccaacacaataaagtcatGCACTGATGGCATTTATTTACAGCATATCAGGATGATCcacaattaaaatgtgatttactTCACATGGTGTGAAATCTGTGGTGATGGATGTAGCAGTCTAGAAGGCTCATAGTCTCTGGTGGAGCTAGCCTGTCATACAGTATGGACACATGGCATGATGAGAGCAAAAACACTTTAAAGATATGATGCATTTAAACTTAAACTctgattaaaaatatatgtattatttgtttttaatgcaaatcctgcagaaaaaaaaacagcttatcctaggttttgaaagagctggcagctggtcaCCTATGGTGTAGCTGGTTTACCAATTCTGACCCACTccctgcttgacatggtttgaccagctcaagctatgttttgaaacagctgagtatggtcaaccagctaccagctcagacaaggtACCAGCACTAGCCGGATGACCAGCTTATGATCAGCTTGGCCACGCTGGTtgtccagctcatacccagctagaccatcttatgaccagcttgaccagctcaattgtcaagctggtcaagctagattttacagcagggaaacaATACACAATGTTATTTGTCGACATTCTTTGAACAATGCTTTTCATTCATAAGTTAGTGTTCATAGTGTTAGTGTTCTCAAGGGCCACCCAATGGCTTCTCATATGGGTATGCTGCACCCCCACAAATGCCGCTTCTGCTTCACAAATACTGATGGTATTGAGAACTATGCAGAGTTCTGTGACTCTGTTACTCTGCTTTTTCCTTCGCTGGCTCCTCCTTTGTCAGGGTGGGGCCAGTATGAGTGACAGGGGCAGAggctggggcaggatcaggatcCAACAGCAAGGCCCGCCTCCTCTCTCGTTCCTTGACCAGCTGCACGCCACAGTATGTGAAGAACAGAACGGATAGTGTGGACACGGGAAAGCCTGTAGGTGGTGACAAAGTCGTACGTTCACAATGTGTAACCTATTATGTGTTGCACAATGCCCTATGGTTCAAAAAGGACCCTAAAAACTAGCACTAACACATCCAAACCAGAGCTAAAAATGAACTATATACATAGTTCATTCATAGACTATGAACTACTTCATAATTACTAAGTTACGCTAATAACAAAACCAGTTAAAGAAAACaactaattgtttccatttttatAACTGATGCTGCATATTACTTTATTGTGCCATTTGACCAAGAAGAATTTATACATCCTACAGAGATATTGTGGTGTAGATTCTCCAACTGTTCTTTTGTGACATTATAATGGGAGAATACAATGTGTATTTAGTTGAAAATGTCACAAGAGTGACATTAAGTATTGATAAGCCACATGAAATATGTACCATGTATGATTTATATGGTAAATGTATAAATAGTGAGATACCATCTACATCAAAACtattttcagttaaaaatacaaaatgtcacAGTTGTTTTTTGACTAGTAACATCCTGTCTGTATGTGAACAGAGACATGACGTACAACACAGTATAGTATTACTGAGTGAAATGACCCTCTGTTTGAAAAACACTCTACAGATTGCTTTTCATAGAATACGCAaagaatataattaaataatgtaaagAACAATAAACAGTTTGAAGCCTGAATGACATGTCCTGTCTATTTCACATGGATTTTACTAAAGCTGAATTACTCTCAGATGAAGTGTTTGAtcaatggtaaattaatatataGTAAACTGTGAGTACAATGCTGTAGCCTAATATTTCAGGTCACAGCAGTTGTCAATATCTGTGAGAGATCATAGATCACTTTACCTCTGATGAGTAGTCTCCTGGCTACTAGTTTGGCAAAATCGAGGCTGTTGAGTGCCAGGATATTGAACAGGACAATTATCCAGAAGTTAGCTGCATTGAAGATAGCTCTTATCCGCCGAGACATGGCTTCAGACATCGCCATCTGTGGACAGGAGGCCAAGATTGCAGTAAAACTTTAATATTAATtccaatacattacaatcacatcGGAGATTCTCATATCCAAAATGACTTAGAAAAGAAAGTCAGTGTTCACATTTGtaacatttactttattttcagtttaacttacatgtacagtattgcTTCTATACACTTTTATTAGCATCAATGTTTTGTTTGCAGACACTCAATAACTtttcaatttagtcaattcaggaaatgaatttAAGTTGTATTAATAAATTGGATGTCctccaattaaaaatatactGCAATTTGATAATTTCTGTCCATTTCTTGAATTGACAGAATCTCACAATTGGATTTAATCCCCAACTATCAATATacaacagcaaaataaataatttccttATGATGTAGTTACAGACCACTTACAGTGTGACAGTCCACTTATAACAGACTACCACACTATAAATGCATTGGCATTTACACAAGCCTCACCTCCATGGATGCAAATGGCTCCAGTGAAAAGAACTTTGCCAGCCACAGCTCAAAGTTCAAGCCAAAGCAATTCAAGAAAGACCAGATGAACACCACCTGACACGGCCCTAACCACAAAGCAGTGATTCCAAATGTGCTGACGGATGCCACAAGCTCGTTCCAGATGTTGTCATGGTTTCCACCCAGGTAGTCATAAACGTACCTGCATACACATGAGATATCTCCATTGTATAAATAGTAAATACGAAATGTGCTTTAACTGTTTAAGTTGATTCATCAGCAGTTATGTTTAGCGCCTCTGAGCATATACAACAAAATCAGTACAAAGTGTTTAAAATTCATTATGGGGAAGTACAGTCAATACCGGCGTTTACTTTCAAAAGTACTCACTTGCAGAGCCAATCATTAATTCCTCTGTCAAAATGTCTGCAGCAATAAAGAGAGACAATATTAGACAAGTGGGATTTTTGTGTCAGCAAACTCGTTATTTTACTACACCCAATGGCTGGTCTAAAGATCGTGCCGGTGAGACAAATAATTACCATCACacattctaaaataaatatttcaaagcaGAAACTATAAATGTAGACCCCACAGGATAATGCAACATTGGCTCTAGCACAGCCCAGGGTTTCATTCAGTCTGGATGATCACATCTCTTCATGCagcagtgacccctgctggccaATCAAACATCCTCAAGTCTGCTGGTAAATCTGCACACAAAGGACCTGATTTAGTAAAAGCTTTAGCATATGTAAAACCtttcagcacacacaaaaccaataacataATAAATGATAGGTCATGGTAAAAAAATTTTGCAcaaatcatttgttttgttattagTTTTGTGAGTGTTTGCAAGTGCaaaaggtcttagtaaatcaggtCCAAAGTGACTTCAACTTCAAAGTCCAAATTGCAAACTGGCATGTGATAGGATGTGATGGCTGACATCACATGTTTCGGAGAAGAGCACATGCTTGTCAGCACTCTCCTGAATTGTTTAAGGTTGTGGCATTTAACGCTGACTAATTTAATTTGTCACTGCAAattggagagaaaaaagaggaaaCATTACATCAGTATTATTTTCTTGTGACATATAATTTGCATAAATTTCACACTGGCTAAGTATTGAGTGAGTAAGACATTGGATGTGTTTTGTAAGCAGTAATGTTTTGCATGAAGAGGTGAGATAACTGATCAGACAGAGATCATATGCAAATGACACAATGAACATGAGAACATTATGAACATTACCATGACAAGAATGTTGCATACTCACGTTTCAGCAAAAACATACAGCAGTGTGGTGCATTTTGGGGGTTTAGGGGGGTCAAGGTGATCAAGTCTTGACACTGTGTTTATGACCCCGAACATTACAGCTGCTTTGACCCAGTCATATACCAAATTAAAGTAGGCCAAACCagctataaaataaaaaaagatgagaCAATTCAGATAATGTAACTTCAATTTGTTAGATTAAATGTACCTAAGTTTGATATGCATTAGAAATACAATATGAATCTCAAAGTGCTCTAAAGTATTATATTTACAACTACAGAATAGCTCTGATTAACTTGATGAGCTTCAAATATGACTGACAAATCATTCACTGACCAAGTGCCCAGTCTGATTGGTGCTTCAACAGCTTAATATCATTGGGTATGGTGAGGATGTAGAGGAAGTGGAAAAGGATGTCCACCATGATAATGGCCCCAAGGTGCAACACGGCTTGGGTGGTGATGTTCCACATCTCCCAATCTTTACGAGTCAAGTCAGGATTGTTGGCCTGCAAGACGGGCAGCAGTACAGTGTCAGAAACCACACAagtatgaattaaattaatattaaaatacatatgaacCATGGAACACAATAATACTCAAATGAGGTGATCCACATGGTTTATCTTGAATGACTCACCTGAGTGTGAAATTTATCAAAAGTCATGACAGGTCCGAAGTAGAAGAAGGGGAGGTAGAAGTTATATTTAAGGAGATCCAGAAAGGTGTAGTTGCTCTCCTTCTTCTCACAATTCTCCAGAGCAAAGCTCATGCAGCGCATGATGGTGAGCCCGCAGCCTCCGTAAAACAGGACATGCTGAAGCTCAAAGGTCTCTTTCACAAAACCGCCCttggagaaacaaaaacaccatCACATGAGCTGCAGCACTTCAGAAGAACAACAAATTATTGTTCTTTAATAGTGTGCTATTGACCATGGAAACATACAGACGCTTATTCATGGTTAATTATGCAAAACTTTACATTGCCACTTGAAAGGAATCCTCACTCCATCAGTACAGACTGGAAAATATCACTGGCCATTATCTGAGCCATTACTCACCTGCCAAGAAATAAAGGGCTCAATCTTGAAGGTGACCAGGCTGGTGAATCCGGTGACAAAGCAGAGCCACTTGAACTTGACCAGTGAGATGCTGTAGAGCATTATGCAGTGGGATAGGATCAGGGCCACATAGGTCCAGCCCATGCTCATGAAGATGGCTGTCATCCCATACGCCATGTACATTATGGACCTGTGCTGTGGACAAAGAGTCAGATTATTACTAATGATGCGAAGCCTGTGGAGCTAGTTCAGGGAGACAACTTGAGAAGCGCTGTCTGTTCATGTGATACTTAATGGGAGAGGCtatttaaaccaccaaccttatcTTTTCATGCCATTGCTCATTCTGCAGCTACCCTGCTGCCTTCTGcacactgcctggctcattctgcatgatCCTGTCATTGCACTgtctggctcattctgcatgatACTGCCATTGCACTgtctggctcattctgcactcTGTTGCCATTGCACTgtctggctcattctgcactcTGTTGCCATTACGCTgtctggctcattctgcactcTGTTGCCATTACGCTgtctggctcattctgcactcTGTTGCCATTACgccaaagtttgcatttacagtatattaaagctaaataaatattgcttaattcattgTACGTTGTCTGACTGAACTTCAAACATCACATGACGCACCTCTACCTACGCACCTTTACATACGTATTTACTTTAGCCCTTATTCATGAAGTGAGCAAACTGTGATTCTATTTATCTGAGAATTATCTGCACCGGTCTGATTACATCTAATTCTGCCATTCATTAATGTATGTAACATTACACATTTCCTTTTACAGTGGGGAGCAAATATTTGgggacccctggtttaaatgtctgttacaatgaatctgtacatgatcaaaagcaaacctgaatactaaattaaacatgagacctttctgcaaattttaaagcaagattgctttttattttcagtcaatATCTATTCAGCCTTTTTACACCTGGACAGACGCATTGTAAATGTATTCTACAACGCTGTTTATAGCTGTGGTAGTTAACTGAAGCTGGCCCCATTACGGCCCACCGTGTACCCATGTATCCTGATTAACACATTTGCACTGGAGGAGCACTGAGCGCACCTGAGGAGCCAACATGGAGCAGATCTTAGCGAAGATCACATGACCGGACAGGGCGAACAGTATGTGGCTGCGGAACGTGCTGAACCACATGACCCATTCGAAATCAGCAATGTCCTGTGAACAagcatgaacacaaaaacagcaacagtACATTATGAGAATCTACGAGGTCACCATAGATTCAACAGGGGCTATTACATGTCATGTCCCATGCCCCATGTTATAATTATTTCCTGATTTTCCTGGTTTTATGTATTTCTGTGAGTTCCATGTTTTTCTGTTGTCTTGTTGTCtcacagttgaaattgtacttccctctagggtctttcagcgcacttatccctagttatgggtatgcactttgttgtacgtcgctctggataagagcgtctgccaaatgccaataatgtaatgtaatgtaatgtaatgtaatgttgtcttagttcagggatcatcaaatcacggtcctcgtggttttccaccctccctttgtcTGGGAGTCAAGTCTGAAacactctggccaatcagtagcacaaatttttcagctaattacctgggagaaaataatcCAGGTCATATTTGGATTTGctgtccagatttgatgatggctgtttTAGGTTATTCCTGATTTCCTCATTTCTCTGTGTTTTAAGAGTtcctgcctgtttctttgttctgtgccagattgttatgtgccctGCTTCGTACTTGTCATACTCTCAAGCAGTTTCTCCTGTaacctgctcctgtgtcccaCTTAACTGTTTCCTGTGCCTGCCTTACCTGTTCCTATGTTCCTATGtcctgttacctgctcctgtgttcccgGGTCCGTATTCTGTCGTATCTCCAGCCCtcagcctcctctcctcctcccagcTCCTTCCCCGTTGCTGCTCCATTGGACTGACTTCCTGGTTTCGACTCTTGCTCGCTCTGGACCTCGTTCTGCCTGCTCTACCTTTCCCTGTCTGCCTGGCTTCTGACCATCACTTGTCCAATTACTACGAACTGCCTTGTCTGTGTTACTTCTGTCACAGtcctgagtctgcgcttggtttTGATTACCTCTTCGTGACACTACATTTGGAATTATGTTGATGTCTGGCCCAGCCTATCCTAGTTCCCCACCAGAATTATGCTCAGGTGCTCCTTTACATGGAATATTAATAGTCACAGCTCTTTTTccttattacatttatatttcaatCCCACAAAGGCATTATGCCATCTACATGGTGCAATATCCCCTGTATGATGTGTCACAATTTC
The sequence above is a segment of the Conger conger chromosome 4, fConCon1.1, whole genome shotgun sequence genome. Coding sequences within it:
- the klhl40b gene encoding kelch-like protein 40b → MALPIDPMEEPRLYQQTLLQDGLYDLLESDTFVDCVLKIKDKEFPCHRLVLAACSAFFRTMFKSDREEFKKREIVLEEVEPDIMELIIKYIYTSSIVVTEQNVQDIFTVANLLQIPSIFTVCVSFLQKRLSLSNCVAIFRLGLMLNCPRLAIAARNFICNRFQLIMLDQDFLDLSSSELAAILASDTLNVENEDLVFESLLKWVANDKAGRLKELPGLLECVRFRLISEEYFTNKVENHEWIQSNPAMADNLQLVRDAYSGKLPEVKKTTSKKAEGKKTENGGEMGEEEEEEEEKEGLLPGILNDNLRFGMFLRDLIFMISDTGAVAYDPTANDCFVASLSSQVPKNHCSMVTKENQIFVAGGLFYNEQSKEEPLSSYFLQFDPMGADWLGMPPLPSPRCLFGLGEAENAIFVIGGKELKEEERILDTVMVYDRQTFKWEEANPLDFAVYGHGTVSHNGLIYIMGGKSEDKECIEKTCVYDPKTFEWKELAPLKIARSLFGVTVHQDKIYVVAGVTDTGLTNTVEVYDIANNKWSEFLEFPQERSSISLVSTAGSLYAIGGFAMMPSENEEFTPKEMTDIWRYDEAERKWIGILRDIRYASGATILGVRLNTLHLTKM
- the hhatlb gene encoding hedgehog acyltransferase like, b — translated: MGVKAALPKYELCIYMAVLYMAMVWAGSWVFEVSSVNVNRKAFKATVKPGWHYFGRKMDIADFEWVMWFSTFRSHILFALSGHVIFAKICSMLAPQHRSIMYMAYGMTAIFMSMGWTYVALILSHCIMLYSISLVKFKWLCFVTGFTSLVTFKIEPFISWQGGFVKETFELQHVLFYGGCGLTIMRCMSFALENCEKKESNYTFLDLLKYNFYLPFFYFGPVMTFDKFHTQANNPDLTRKDWEMWNITTQAVLHLGAIIMVDILFHFLYILTIPNDIKLLKHQSDWALAGLAYFNLVYDWVKAAVMFGVINTVSRLDHLDPPKPPKCTTLLYVFAETHFDRGINDWLCKYVYDYLGGNHDNIWNELVASVSTFGITALWLGPCQVVFIWSFLNCFGLNFELWLAKFFSLEPFASMEMAMSEAMSRRIRAIFNAANFWIIVLFNILALNSLDFAKLVARRLLIRGFPVSTLSVLFFTYCGVQLVKERERRRALLLDPDPAPASAPVTHTGPTLTKEEPAKEKAE